In one Thermococcus sp. genomic region, the following are encoded:
- a CDS encoding DUF4097 family beta strand repeat-containing protein: MRFENVREVEVKATNGRVEIGGWENDYVEVGYTVHGEVTVEVEQKGSRLIIREEPKRRFLNLLRGNGWAEIVVRIPRGVLISAKDVNGELKARGVRFEDVTTVNGEISIEDCEAEKLNTVNGEVKAHLAVAGPLKASTVNGEIELTIEELEGDVEVSTVNGDITLRLTEFCDARIVSKRVNGDVKLVGIDSNDPVIGTGEFEVRVSTVNGDVRVELI; this comes from the coding sequence ATGAGGTTTGAAAACGTCCGGGAAGTGGAGGTAAAGGCCACCAACGGTCGGGTCGAGATTGGGGGCTGGGAAAACGACTACGTCGAGGTGGGCTACACCGTCCACGGCGAGGTAACCGTTGAAGTCGAGCAGAAGGGAAGCAGGCTCATCATCAGGGAGGAACCGAAGAGGAGGTTCCTGAACCTGCTCAGGGGAAACGGCTGGGCCGAGATAGTGGTGAGGATTCCGCGGGGCGTTCTGATAAGCGCGAAGGACGTGAACGGCGAGCTTAAGGCCAGGGGCGTGCGCTTTGAGGACGTCACGACGGTAAACGGCGAAATAAGCATAGAAGACTGCGAGGCCGAAAAGCTTAACACCGTGAACGGCGAGGTAAAGGCCCATCTAGCGGTTGCCGGCCCCCTGAAGGCCTCAACGGTTAACGGGGAAATCGAGCTTACCATCGAGGAGCTCGAGGGGGACGTTGAAGTGAGCACCGTCAACGGAGACATAACGCTTCGCCTGACCGAGTTCTGCGATGCCAGAATTGTCAGCAAGAGGGTTAATGGAGACGTCAAACTGGTCGGCATAGATTCCAACGACCCCGTTATAGGAACGGGCGAGTTTGAGGTCAGGGTCAGCACCGTGAACGGCGACGTGAGGGTCGAGCTGATTTGA
- a CDS encoding MBL fold metallo-hydrolase: protein MIKNMNSYPLYDDGEHKVYWLGIEEAEDEKGILTNQYLVIDGNEGALIEPGGFFVFSRVLKNVSSLIPPTQLKYLMYSHQDPDVVAGLNLWFEYAPLAKVVISELWVRFIPHMAVLSAGRTTGIPDNGMDFQLGSSRIKAISSHYLHSPGNFSFYDEKSGILFSTDIGAAAFPEGEWYLFVEDFDEHAGYMDGFHRRYMSSTKALKAWVHSVKKLKPKVIAPQHGAIFRDENVDKFLDWLESLKVGIDVFEKEFYGE, encoded by the coding sequence ATGATAAAGAACATGAACAGCTACCCCCTCTACGACGACGGGGAGCACAAGGTTTACTGGCTCGGGATCGAAGAGGCCGAGGATGAGAAGGGAATCCTCACCAACCAGTACCTCGTGATCGACGGAAACGAGGGTGCCTTAATCGAGCCCGGTGGGTTCTTCGTCTTCTCCAGGGTTCTAAAGAACGTGTCCTCACTCATTCCGCCGACACAGCTCAAGTACCTGATGTACTCACATCAAGATCCGGACGTGGTTGCGGGGCTGAACCTCTGGTTCGAGTACGCACCCCTTGCAAAAGTTGTGATCTCCGAATTGTGGGTTCGCTTTATACCCCACATGGCCGTACTGAGCGCCGGAAGAACCACCGGAATTCCTGACAATGGAATGGACTTCCAGCTCGGAAGCTCCAGAATAAAGGCCATCTCTTCCCACTACCTTCACAGTCCCGGCAACTTCTCGTTCTACGACGAGAAGAGTGGGATACTGTTCAGCACAGACATCGGGGCGGCCGCGTTCCCGGAGGGGGAGTGGTACCTCTTCGTTGAAGATTTTGATGAGCACGCTGGATATATGGATGGATTTCATAGACGCTACATGAGCTCAACGAAGGCCCTGAAGGCGTGGGTTCACTCGGTGAAGAAACTGAAGCCCAAGGTCATAGCCCCACAGCACGGGGCGATATTCAGGGACGAGAACGTTGACAAGTTCCTCGACTGGCTTGAAAGCCTGAAAGTTGGAATAGACGTCTTTGAGAAGGAATTCTACGGGGAATGA
- a CDS encoding M42 family metallopeptidase, translating to MERVVEILREILEIPSPTGYTGEVLAHIEKKLNEAGINTHYTNKGALLAYNHPEPELIIAGHVDTLGAMVRGILPNGHLSFTRIGGLHLPAFEGEYCTIITRSGKKFRGTLLLKNPSVHVNKDASKKERKEENMYIRLDELVEKKEETEKLGIRPGDFIAFDPKFEYVNGFVKAHFLDDKASAAVMIDLMLDLGAETLKKLPVAFFFSPYEEVGHGGSAGYPSSMRELLVVDMGVVGEGVAGKETAVSIAAKDSSGPYDYEMTTRLIELAEKHNIPHVVDVFPYYGSDGSAALRAGWDVRVALIGQGVHASHGMERTHVKGMLATRNLIRAYIEDRSGS from the coding sequence ATGGAACGCGTTGTTGAGATTCTGAGGGAAATCCTTGAGATTCCATCCCCCACGGGATACACGGGTGAGGTCCTGGCACACATCGAAAAGAAACTCAACGAAGCGGGTATAAATACTCACTACACCAACAAGGGAGCCTTACTCGCCTACAACCATCCGGAGCCTGAACTCATCATAGCGGGCCACGTTGACACCCTCGGTGCAATGGTCAGGGGCATCCTTCCAAACGGGCATCTGAGCTTCACCAGAATAGGCGGCCTTCACCTTCCGGCCTTCGAGGGCGAGTACTGCACGATAATAACCCGCTCCGGGAAGAAGTTCAGGGGAACGCTCCTCCTCAAGAACCCCAGCGTCCACGTGAACAAAGACGCCAGCAAGAAGGAGCGCAAGGAGGAGAACATGTACATCCGCCTTGATGAGCTTGTGGAGAAGAAAGAGGAGACGGAGAAGCTCGGCATAAGGCCCGGGGATTTCATAGCCTTCGACCCCAAGTTCGAGTACGTGAACGGCTTCGTTAAGGCCCACTTCCTCGACGACAAGGCAAGTGCCGCGGTGATGATAGACCTGATGCTCGACCTTGGTGCTGAAACCCTTAAAAAGCTCCCGGTGGCGTTCTTCTTCTCGCCCTACGAGGAGGTCGGCCACGGCGGTTCAGCGGGTTATCCTTCGAGCATGAGGGAGCTCCTCGTCGTCGACATGGGCGTCGTTGGAGAGGGCGTTGCGGGCAAGGAAACGGCAGTGTCGATAGCGGCCAAGGATTCAAGCGGGCCGTACGACTACGAGATGACGACCAGACTCATCGAGCTCGCTGAGAAGCACAATATTCCCCACGTCGTAGATGTCTTCCCCTACTACGGCTCCGACGGCTCCGCCGCTTTGAGAGCAGGCTGGGACGTTCGCGTGGCTTTGATAGGCCAGGGCGTCCACGCTAGCCACGGCATGGAGAGGACACACGTTAAGGGCATGCTAGCGACGAGGAACCTCATTAGGGCCTACATTGAAGACAGGTCCGGTAGTTGA
- a CDS encoding ATP-binding protein: MYFDERPKVRRDDLYDREGELEELLSSINSRKPLILLKGIRRLGKTSLLRVALNEAKLPHVIVDLRGVNPNSRRDLYLRFQAALNEYLSKNAPLLKRLKDRIKLIDGVRISGVGVSLSWKNPETLYSLISALESEGFLIAFDEVQEIRGPAGKELASLIAHFYDYGETSFILTGSEVGLLYDFVGIKNPSAPLYGRVFHEIELSRFSSEQSLDFLRKGFEQAGIDAPAEILEEAVNRLDGIVGWFVKFGVISLREGLSKKTVDRVLEEASKMALGELDRFLKKRPLARKRYLTVLHAIARGRDTWSELKGELEKAEKREITDATLARLLDALLKASFIEKKVEGRNITYHIADPVLEFALRR, from the coding sequence TTGTACTTTGATGAAAGACCCAAGGTCAGGAGAGATGACCTCTATGACAGGGAGGGGGAGCTGGAAGAGCTACTGAGCTCCATAAACTCACGAAAGCCCCTCATACTGCTCAAAGGAATACGCAGGCTTGGGAAGACCTCCCTCCTAAGGGTGGCCCTCAACGAAGCGAAACTCCCTCACGTTATAGTTGACCTCAGGGGAGTGAACCCCAACTCACGGCGTGACCTCTACCTCCGCTTCCAGGCGGCACTCAACGAATACCTATCTAAAAACGCTCCCCTCCTCAAAAGATTGAAGGACAGGATAAAGCTCATAGACGGCGTGAGGATTTCCGGTGTGGGAGTCTCGCTCTCGTGGAAAAACCCCGAAACGTTGTATTCCCTGATCTCCGCCCTTGAAAGCGAGGGATTCCTAATAGCGTTCGATGAGGTTCAGGAGATTAGAGGGCCGGCCGGAAAGGAGCTGGCTTCATTGATAGCCCATTTCTACGACTACGGAGAGACGAGCTTCATATTAACCGGAAGTGAGGTCGGGCTGCTCTATGACTTCGTAGGTATTAAGAACCCCAGTGCCCCCCTTTACGGGAGAGTTTTTCACGAGATAGAGCTTTCCAGATTTTCAAGTGAACAAAGCCTGGATTTTCTTAGAAAGGGGTTTGAACAGGCAGGAATTGATGCACCTGCTGAGATTTTGGAAGAGGCTGTTAACAGACTTGACGGCATAGTTGGGTGGTTCGTTAAGTTTGGGGTAATCTCTCTCAGAGAAGGACTGAGCAAAAAAACGGTTGATAGGGTTCTTGAAGAAGCGTCAAAGATGGCTTTGGGGGAGCTTGACCGCTTCCTTAAGAAGAGACCCCTCGCAAGAAAGCGTTATCTGACCGTTCTCCATGCAATAGCCCGCGGGAGGGACACCTGGAGCGAGCTAAAGGGGGAGCTTGAAAAAGCGGAAAAGCGCGAGATAACGGATGCAACCCTTGCGAGGCTCCTTGATGCCCTCCTAAAGGCCTCGTTTATAGAGAAAAAGGTCGAGGGCAGGAACATCACCTACCACATAGCCGACCCCGTGCTGGAGTTTGCGCTGAGGAGATAA
- the serK gene encoding L-serine kinase SerK produces MGVEKVPKYDIPTKKVDYVFIELDKMKPHEQLVQKELEAFIESVTGSGIFWKPMLLAKVPGEDMYLIVDGHHRWAGLQKLGAKKAPSVILDYFSDDVKVYTWYPAFKGSLDEVIERLKAEGLQVVEDPNAEEKAERGEIAFAIVGEKSFAIPGGLDEQKKVSKVLDEMSVEGKIELIYYGLKEDARGDMDRGEIDYVFIRKAPSKEEVMELVKRGEVFSPKTTRHVLPFNPDKIDVKLEELF; encoded by the coding sequence ATGGGAGTTGAAAAGGTTCCGAAGTACGACATTCCAACTAAGAAGGTTGACTACGTTTTTATCGAACTCGACAAGATGAAGCCCCACGAACAGCTCGTTCAGAAGGAGCTTGAGGCCTTCATCGAGAGCGTTACCGGTAGTGGAATCTTCTGGAAGCCCATGCTCCTCGCCAAGGTCCCCGGTGAGGATATGTACCTCATCGTTGACGGTCACCACCGCTGGGCCGGTTTGCAAAAACTCGGTGCCAAGAAGGCTCCGTCGGTTATCCTCGACTACTTCAGCGACGACGTTAAGGTCTACACCTGGTACCCAGCCTTCAAGGGAAGCCTTGATGAGGTCATTGAGAGGCTCAAGGCCGAGGGGCTCCAGGTGGTCGAGGATCCCAATGCTGAGGAGAAGGCCGAGAGGGGCGAGATCGCCTTCGCGATAGTGGGTGAGAAGAGCTTTGCCATACCCGGCGGCCTTGATGAGCAGAAGAAGGTCAGCAAGGTCCTCGACGAGATGAGCGTTGAGGGTAAAATCGAGCTCATCTACTACGGCCTCAAAGAGGACGCCCGCGGGGACATGGACAGGGGCGAGATTGACTACGTCTTCATCAGGAAAGCCCCGAGCAAGGAGGAAGTCATGGAGCTCGTCAAGCGCGGTGAGGTCTTCTCGCCGAAGACAACAAGACACGTCCTGCCCTTCAACCCGGACAAGATTGACGTCAAGCTCGAGGAGCTGTTCTGA
- a CDS encoding PUA domain-containing protein, whose translation VDADPEIRPYDEVLVVNERDELLATGQTLLSGEELKVFRSGLAVKVRRGIEK comes from the coding sequence GTTGATGCCGACCCCGAGATAAGGCCCTACGATGAGGTTCTGGTGGTGAACGAGCGCGATGAGCTTCTAGCGACCGGGCAGACACTCCTGAGCGGCGAGGAGCTGAAGGTCTTCCGGAGCGGTTTAGCCGTGAAGGTGAGGAGGGGCATTGAAAAGTAG
- a CDS encoding DUF763 domain-containing protein codes for MRNVADLPLHGGHVPAWLAQRMRKLTRLVLILAVDEYGTKGLLERLSDPVWFQAFNNVIGMDWDSSGSTTVTAGMIKDALWRDELGVKAAGGKGKKSRATPEELRRIAELYDLDLEPYVRTSRLVAKVDTVALQTGYGLYHHVFFLDEEGNWAVIQQGMNEKEKLARRFHWFDAETFTLDPHKAIAGLQREFALNTVSKEAREYQKTLLDVIQESPVKIERELESLKALAKGYRPLVYYKPRNVDEVSILKRYESLGRFELNKRALEFARELSVSNYEEFLLLKGLGPSTLRALSLVLELVYDVHPSWKDPVTHPPDPFKFTYAVGGKDRVPFPIDKPAYDELISFLEELVSRHPEEKALVRNVTKITKNWKFPEEEKRPT; via the coding sequence ATGAGGAACGTTGCAGATTTGCCCCTCCACGGCGGCCACGTCCCGGCGTGGCTGGCGCAGAGGATGAGAAAGCTCACGCGGTTAGTCCTCATTCTCGCGGTTGATGAGTATGGGACGAAGGGCCTCCTTGAGAGGCTCTCCGACCCGGTCTGGTTCCAGGCGTTTAACAACGTCATCGGGATGGACTGGGACTCCTCCGGCTCGACAACCGTAACGGCGGGCATGATAAAGGACGCCCTCTGGAGGGATGAGCTGGGGGTTAAAGCCGCCGGGGGCAAGGGGAAGAAGAGCCGTGCTACACCGGAGGAGCTTAGGAGGATAGCAGAGCTTTACGACCTTGATCTGGAGCCTTACGTCAGAACATCACGTCTCGTAGCCAAGGTTGACACGGTTGCGCTCCAGACCGGCTACGGGCTCTACCACCACGTCTTCTTCCTCGATGAGGAAGGCAACTGGGCGGTCATACAGCAGGGCATGAACGAGAAAGAAAAGCTCGCCAGGCGCTTCCACTGGTTCGATGCCGAAACCTTTACGCTCGACCCACATAAGGCAATAGCGGGCCTGCAGAGGGAGTTCGCCCTCAACACCGTCTCAAAGGAAGCCAGAGAATACCAGAAAACGCTCCTCGATGTGATTCAGGAGAGCCCGGTCAAAATTGAGCGCGAGCTTGAGAGTCTTAAAGCGCTTGCAAAGGGCTACCGCCCGCTCGTTTACTACAAGCCCCGCAACGTCGATGAGGTTTCCATCCTGAAGCGCTACGAAAGTCTGGGAAGGTTTGAGCTGAACAAGAGGGCATTAGAGTTTGCCCGCGAGCTTAGTGTGAGCAACTACGAGGAGTTCCTCCTCCTGAAGGGCCTCGGCCCGAGCACTTTACGCGCTCTCTCGCTCGTCCTTGAGCTGGTCTACGACGTCCACCCGAGCTGGAAAGACCCCGTAACGCATCCGCCCGACCCCTTCAAGTTCACCTACGCCGTCGGGGGGAAAGATAGAGTACCGTTCCCGATAGACAAGCCTGCCTACGACGAGCTTATTTCCTTCTTGGAGGAGCTGGTCTCAAGGCACCCGGAGGAGAAGGCCCTCGTCCGGAACGTAACGAAGATAACCAAAAACTGGAAGTTCCCGGAGGAAGAGAAGAGGCCCACCTAA
- a CDS encoding MFS transporter, producing MSLNRNFWLFAVGRFVSQLGWAVQDVALPLYVLDKTHSGGMMTLFILAEMVPVLVIMPIAGVVGDRYNRKHLMVGFDLIRGVLLFTVIAFGFLGIHQLLVVQLAMGTMSAFFGAATNAMFPDLVEPNELERANSIAGSSNILARLIGPALGGFIYAMGGIRLAILINAVSFFGSGLFEILIEYEWKTRELESFSQVVEDLKEGFAFFRSSRYLTTLMFFALFMVALGQPLGAVVMPYAFREVLKFSSYQFGLLESTFMAGALIGNGIIAAKVGRKAGRYLFYALLFDGVMILIFAWVVSPYSGLSRDVAFFLLAGVNVLWGAIEAFINVPLNSKIQRAIPSELRGRVMSAMIVLMNLSGPLGLVLIGPLLDRFPTWMVTLALWTGMGVVVAYYWIRYSAVLVGDGEAQ from the coding sequence TTGAGCCTCAACAGAAACTTCTGGCTCTTCGCGGTTGGCAGGTTCGTTTCCCAGCTTGGCTGGGCCGTGCAGGACGTTGCCCTGCCGCTCTACGTTCTCGACAAAACACACAGCGGAGGCATGATGACCCTCTTCATTCTCGCTGAGATGGTGCCCGTCCTTGTGATCATGCCGATAGCGGGGGTCGTTGGGGATAGGTACAATAGAAAACACCTAATGGTGGGGTTTGATCTGATTAGGGGTGTTCTTCTTTTCACAGTCATTGCCTTTGGCTTCCTCGGGATACATCAGCTTCTTGTCGTTCAGCTCGCTATGGGTACCATGAGCGCGTTTTTCGGGGCGGCGACCAACGCTATGTTCCCTGACTTGGTGGAACCCAACGAGCTCGAGAGGGCAAACTCAATAGCAGGTTCCTCGAACATACTGGCGAGACTCATCGGCCCCGCCCTCGGCGGGTTCATCTACGCAATGGGCGGGATTAGGCTTGCTATTCTGATAAACGCGGTTAGCTTCTTTGGCTCCGGCCTCTTCGAGATCCTGATAGAGTACGAGTGGAAGACGCGGGAGCTGGAGAGCTTTTCCCAGGTGGTTGAGGATCTGAAGGAGGGTTTCGCATTCTTCCGCTCCAGCAGGTACCTGACGACGCTCATGTTTTTTGCCCTGTTCATGGTGGCCCTGGGTCAGCCCCTCGGGGCCGTTGTAATGCCCTATGCGTTCAGGGAGGTGCTGAAATTCTCAAGCTACCAATTCGGTCTCCTGGAGAGCACCTTTATGGCGGGGGCACTGATTGGAAACGGGATAATCGCGGCAAAAGTTGGAAGGAAGGCCGGGAGGTACCTCTTCTATGCCCTGCTCTTCGATGGGGTGATGATTCTGATCTTCGCCTGGGTGGTGAGTCCCTACTCAGGGCTGTCGCGGGACGTAGCGTTCTTCCTCCTGGCGGGTGTTAACGTGCTCTGGGGTGCCATCGAGGCCTTTATCAACGTTCCCCTCAACTCAAAGATACAGAGGGCCATCCCAAGTGAGCTGAGGGGTAGGGTTATGTCCGCTATGATAGTTCTCATGAACCTTTCGGGTCCGCTTGGCCTGGTTCTGATAGGACCCCTATTGGACAGGTTCCCAACTTGGATGGTTACCCTGGCCCTGTGGACTGGGATGGGGGTTGTGGTAGCATATTACTGGATTCGTTACTCAGCGGTGCTCGTTGGGGATGGAGAAGCTCAGTAG
- a CDS encoding MFS transporter, producing the protein MFEDLRTLGRNFWLYTTGRWISQAGWVVQDVAVPLYVLDKTGSGAMMSAFVLAELIPRLVLNPIAGVIGDRYDRKKLMYGLDIVRGILLFGLLAFNLLGIGELLLTQVAMSVLGTFFSAGIVGMFPDLVRKEQLAQANSILRSGGQVLRIVGPVLGGLIYAFGGVKLAILVNAVSFFGSGLFEILIEYEWKTRELSSVREIWDDMMEGFLFIQSSKSLLILVSLAIVLNTLLNPVFAVVLPYLTRVTLGLSSVQFGSVETSATLGALVGNILIAGKLKEHSEDLLFRAAFLQFVSLSLLVVAAYPAFREIAYPLLLATFVLFGVFNTLVNVPLFIKLQKAVPGEVRSRFFTAFETVVMATTPIGMALIGPLLNVFPAYALITALLAVSFSVSVFYYLRFGETIMKVGEEIPEVVV; encoded by the coding sequence ATGTTCGAGGATTTGAGGACGTTGGGGAGGAACTTCTGGCTCTACACCACCGGCAGGTGGATATCGCAGGCGGGGTGGGTCGTTCAGGATGTTGCCGTTCCACTCTACGTACTGGACAAGACGGGGAGCGGGGCGATGATGAGCGCTTTTGTCCTGGCCGAGTTGATACCCAGGCTAGTCCTAAATCCGATAGCCGGTGTCATAGGCGACCGATACGACCGGAAGAAGCTCATGTACGGCCTTGACATTGTTAGGGGGATCCTTCTCTTTGGTCTCCTGGCGTTCAATCTTCTAGGAATTGGGGAGCTCCTGCTCACCCAGGTTGCCATGAGCGTCCTTGGAACCTTCTTCTCAGCGGGGATAGTTGGGATGTTTCCTGATCTGGTTAGAAAGGAGCAACTCGCACAGGCAAATTCCATTTTGAGGTCCGGCGGACAGGTTCTCAGGATAGTCGGTCCAGTTCTGGGTGGCTTGATCTACGCGTTCGGAGGGGTTAAGCTCGCTATTCTGGTAAATGCGGTTAGCTTCTTTGGCTCCGGCCTCTTCGAGATCCTGATAGAGTACGAGTGGAAGACGCGGGAGCTTTCAAGCGTTCGCGAGATCTGGGACGACATGATGGAGGGCTTCCTCTTTATACAGTCCTCCAAAAGTTTGCTCATCCTTGTCAGCCTCGCAATAGTCCTGAACACCCTCCTCAACCCCGTCTTTGCAGTGGTTCTGCCTTACCTCACGAGGGTCACCCTTGGACTTTCATCGGTGCAGTTCGGGAGTGTAGAGACCTCTGCGACCCTTGGGGCTTTGGTCGGAAACATTCTCATAGCCGGAAAACTGAAAGAGCACTCAGAGGACCTTCTGTTCAGGGCTGCCTTCCTTCAGTTTGTCTCACTGTCCCTTCTCGTAGTGGCAGCTTACCCTGCGTTCCGGGAAATTGCCTATCCCCTCCTCCTTGCCACCTTTGTCCTATTCGGCGTCTTCAACACACTGGTGAACGTCCCCCTCTTCATCAAGCTCCAGAAGGCGGTTCCCGGGGAAGTCCGCTCCCGCTTCTTCACGGCATTTGAGACCGTCGTAATGGCAACTACTCCTATTGGAATGGCACTCATCGGTCCGCTTCTGAATGTGTTTCCCGCCTACGCACTTATAACTGCTCTCTTGGCCGTTAGTTTCTCTGTGAGCGTTTTCTATTACCTGCGGTTCGGCGAAACCATTATGAAGGTCGGAGAGGAGATACCGGAGGTGGTGGTTTGA
- a CDS encoding AEC family transporter, translated as MDIYEMLALIGLGYVLKRIIRSERLFRGINVLSTQVLLTLFVFGNVASKNLEYLMSIKTVFIYVVLIIVLSLGLSYLYTILFVRDERWAGALMILSTYPNTAAMGFPIASLFMGDITPAILYSTTNSLIVLPLATFIAAHYSSGKASIRTSLLKALKFPPTAANLLALALVLAGIRIPNWFTGPVRWIGWWSIPLLLVYFGSIINLHEFRPKHLAEVGVFRGVVPFLFVLLTLHGAGNIYYAVLVEATMPPAIMANVLLAHYRLKAEEGIGVTVVLTLITLAFFTALKAVGL; from the coding sequence ATGGACATCTATGAGATGCTCGCACTCATCGGACTCGGTTACGTCCTGAAGCGTATAATCAGAAGCGAACGGTTATTCCGGGGAATAAACGTGCTCTCAACCCAGGTTCTGCTCACCCTCTTCGTCTTTGGAAACGTCGCGAGCAAGAACCTGGAGTATTTGATGAGTATAAAGACGGTCTTCATCTACGTGGTCCTGATAATCGTTCTCAGCCTCGGCCTCTCCTACCTGTATACCATCCTCTTCGTCAGAGACGAGCGCTGGGCCGGGGCGCTTATGATCCTCTCGACCTACCCAAACACAGCCGCCATGGGCTTCCCGATAGCGAGCCTCTTCATGGGTGACATAACCCCGGCGATCCTCTACTCCACCACCAACAGCCTCATCGTCCTGCCACTGGCGACGTTCATCGCGGCCCACTACTCCAGCGGCAAGGCCTCCATCAGAACAAGCCTGCTCAAGGCCCTGAAGTTTCCACCGACGGCCGCGAACCTGTTGGCGCTTGCCCTTGTACTCGCTGGGATAAGGATTCCAAACTGGTTCACGGGACCGGTCAGATGGATTGGATGGTGGAGCATTCCCCTCCTCCTGGTTTACTTCGGGTCCATAATAAACCTCCACGAGTTCAGACCCAAGCATCTGGCTGAAGTCGGTGTCTTCCGGGGTGTTGTCCCATTCCTCTTCGTCCTGCTCACACTCCACGGGGCTGGGAACATCTACTACGCCGTCCTCGTCGAGGCAACCATGCCCCCCGCGATAATGGCCAACGTCCTCCTGGCCCACTACAGACTCAAGGCGGAGGAGGGGATAGGTGTCACCGTCGTTCTAACCCTCATCACCTTGGCTTTCTTCACGGCGCTGAAGGCGGTCGGCCTCTAA
- a CDS encoding helix-turn-helix transcriptional regulator: MENDLRVQLEELKKRLELVEESIDPVDEVMLSIKARLRRKLEGGSLPEIDEEKAAKTLKALANPDRIRILKMLSEGPAGFKEIKEALGVESPTVSHHLKLLTKTGMVRRGTVYEITPNGRLFLRLLEIITALGEVEE, from the coding sequence ATGGAAAATGACCTGAGGGTTCAACTGGAGGAGTTGAAGAAGAGGCTGGAACTCGTTGAAGAGAGTATAGACCCTGTTGATGAGGTGATGCTCTCCATAAAGGCCCGTCTCAGGAGAAAGCTCGAAGGCGGAAGCCTGCCCGAGATAGACGAGGAGAAGGCCGCGAAGACACTCAAGGCCCTCGCCAACCCGGACAGGATAAGAATCCTGAAGATGCTGTCTGAGGGGCCCGCAGGCTTCAAGGAGATAAAAGAAGCCCTTGGGGTCGAGAGTCCCACGGTCTCGCATCACCTCAAGCTCCTTACGAAGACGGGAATGGTGAGGAGGGGAACCGTTTATGAGATAACGCCCAACGGACGTTTATTTTTGCGCTTGCTTGAGATCATAACCGCACTTGGGGAGGTGGAAGAATGA
- a CDS encoding cob(I)yrinic acid a,c-diamide adenosyltransferase, giving the protein MSITTKTGDRGLTGLFTGDRVAKFSPIMEANGTIDELDSFLGEAKHYVPGEMAESLERIQAQLYDLMAEIASRGRYTKVDDGEIGWLEGLIHRYEEEVQLRVFVLPGSTLGSAKLDVCRAVTRRAERKVAKLVLDYGFGQNALVYLNRLSDLLFIMARAIEKREGKLKEVK; this is encoded by the coding sequence ATGTCCATTACCACAAAAACCGGGGACAGGGGGTTGACCGGCCTCTTCACCGGCGATCGCGTAGCGAAGTTCTCGCCGATCATGGAGGCCAACGGAACGATCGACGAGCTCGACAGCTTTCTGGGAGAGGCCAAGCACTACGTTCCAGGGGAAATGGCTGAGAGTCTCGAGAGAATCCAGGCCCAGCTCTACGACCTCATGGCAGAGATAGCGAGCAGGGGAAGGTACACGAAGGTTGATGATGGAGAGATTGGATGGCTCGAAGGACTCATCCACAGATACGAGGAAGAGGTTCAGCTACGGGTCTTTGTCCTGCCGGGTTCAACCCTTGGCAGTGCAAAGCTCGACGTATGCAGAGCGGTAACCAGAAGGGCTGAGAGGAAGGTTGCGAAGCTCGTCCTTGACTACGGCTTTGGCCAGAACGCCCTCGTCTACCTGAACAGACTGAGCGACCTGCTCTTCATAATGGCGAGGGCGATAGAGAAGAGGGAAGGAAAGCTAAAGGAAGTTAAGTAA
- a CDS encoding HAD family hydrolase, translating into MLKGLIFDVDETLVYYEGYDHRKWYERWVTPALREHGVELDYETYRKTVTGELPRSYVKRFGIDHVEFWKIVDEVNMRYRRWLAERGKIRPFPDVGVLDELKKMGMKLAAVSNASQECTEFVLNLFDLRKYFDAVYGKDYSYLDGVKPNPHLVNKALKTLELEPKEALMVGDSLHDVLAGKRAGMKVVNVTRFGEIEGADYYVNDLWELVELVKKMGIHSP; encoded by the coding sequence ATGCTCAAAGGGCTGATATTCGACGTTGACGAAACCCTTGTTTACTACGAGGGCTACGATCACAGAAAATGGTACGAGAGGTGGGTTACGCCCGCGCTTCGGGAGCACGGGGTTGAACTGGACTACGAGACCTACAGAAAGACAGTAACCGGCGAACTTCCCAGGAGCTACGTGAAGCGGTTCGGGATAGACCACGTGGAGTTCTGGAAAATCGTCGATGAAGTTAACATGAGGTACCGCAGATGGCTCGCCGAACGGGGAAAGATACGGCCCTTCCCGGACGTTGGTGTCCTTGACGAGCTGAAAAAGATGGGCATGAAGCTCGCCGCGGTGAGCAATGCCTCCCAGGAGTGCACAGAGTTTGTTTTGAACTTATTCGATTTGAGAAAATACTTCGATGCCGTCTATGGAAAGGACTACTCCTACCTGGATGGGGTAAAACCAAACCCCCATCTTGTCAACAAGGCGTTGAAAACCCTCGAACTGGAACCGAAGGAAGCGCTGATGGTTGGTGACAGTCTTCACGATGTTCTGGCGGGAAAGCGCGCCGGCATGAAGGTGGTTAACGTAACGCGCTTTGGTGAAATTGAGGGTGCCGACTACTACGTGAACGACCTGTGGGAGCTTGTTGAACTGGTAAAAAAGATGGGGATTCATTCCCCGTAG